In the Epinephelus lanceolatus isolate andai-2023 chromosome 6, ASM4190304v1, whole genome shotgun sequence genome, one interval contains:
- the LOC117254362 gene encoding sterile alpha motif domain-containing protein 9 isoform X1, with the protein MTTAKPPWSIENWTEEDVHHWLITEVKVHQKDADRFFKDEVSGSSLDVFEKTDILDLGIKHGPAVKITSYLRNLKKGSQHESQFPAYVENWTKEQVAQWLLQHVRIYNKYAVRFQEEDVSGDCLVCFTKQDLLDLEVKSGPAVRILAELRQLKNKPEPTLQPILHTSTDQTEASNPTQPKLSLAQATASEQPESCDNIESKTDNMVENEQEKTQRPSKKASEKEEIQQPRPRDLGARRKEVSKTTVLQDASKIKLEIQKTLANLSKHGLKEFHFNLREYSNSKNTPIPLCKVKKIDTMDTATLIVGHFGSKDALRVTKDVLKEINQLQLICDLEKNMGQLEQQSLTEYVLKKEANQGDKLKNLLTCGGNTLDNYNRFVVVVNKSSPEQVQYLQFLNKLKLFCVLDFDPNSIAPGGLCHSYRESRVANLHTPSQYQGQTESVIKNLNLCKQTSWVFCNGRHDLDSDSNKELDYRNWLRKSCGVVDQLVSFICNPEVLLHGRSLIIFLLLSPVDTEKDPIFDTYKSFIKYTEEEGIITICESQHSYEKWRELIQEKCESDIDPRSIYALTLSEVNGTIMALGPFNQSTGRLLPSSGSSAVVLKQKDEDFMPALDILCLNQCENIYDENSQEFHDFRIKVEEEFYRGGKVKWWNFYFCDKDKDKPFVKRDKYENVKKMIRSQLRDSKNMCALLNLFHDPGCGGTTLAMHVMWDLRHEFRCAVLKDNTLPKTEVAIQVQRLMRLESERPSPVLLLIDDSKETGNPHDLVNCIHKAALEDSLNMDDAPNCKVIILNCVRSHSPKDQYKQHNPSQAQYITASLTQEEQKDFEKKLKELEETHENPKNFYSFMIMKRNFEEKYINDLARNTLVNFDFSKKEARLFAFLALLNTYVAGSEISLSLCEDFLGMKMIRWQEDSILDRMKPYSNFLIIDTVEEWGGYKGIRILHHSIASACLDEFERSCYLKVSDITVEILHCDLFFSVGVVKHRFMLSIQRMLIERHRKKGERDEREPFSPLIGKIHNQQGRQTVQEIFVKASSRFVTSASIPQALARYLCINERDFPEALKWAEKAKNIKENPYTFDTIGQIHKSNLKSNNHKEKQETSCNPEDLNTNIKIAENAITAFRRAQELANAEHEPEMEAADDESDDYPRKSYNVFGYVGVLEIAFLVLEILSRLPFFEQSDPMKKKYLQSFLEKTIPITSVYKEDNEINNRYVEIIKEHKQFLLSLKTEVKEMFELLDCYFTYIKGNNSDFDSKNHQTVCSHFKDYVNLFCTAPEEKKKERQNNPNLDLKIDIEERKMFLEEKNADTFAGIIQHLYKPAEEIESITECYAFLQKNFINKKQKTKETINYILSNIVLYILKPRSKHVKSSNHLSALLSKSLQDVGLGYHFPDPYYLALLLFWPSPTQENTDICVYVRAIRNSYHKRLTSWFRNRSTVAHFFLGKEEGLKRLVSKPQLDENFKEMRRDILAQHWRNGDIFKEKAIIDRLQRVSGTIEQGEVFANYGKLKIPVRPALIAGIRSGFSTEKVSFYLGFAVNGPLAYDIQYEN; encoded by the exons ATGACAACGGCAAAGCCTCCTTGGTCCATTGAAAACTGGACTGAGGAAGATGTCCACCACTGGCTGATCACAGAGGTCAAAGTCCATCAGAAAGATGCAGACAGATTCTTTAAAGATGAAGTGTCAGGATCAAGTTTAGATGTTTTTGAAAAGACAGACATATTGGACTTGGGAATAAAACACGGTCCTGCTGTAAAAATCACATCCTATCTAAGAAATCTGAAAAAAGGATCACAACATGAGTCGCAGTTCCCAGCATATGTGGAAAACTGGACAAAGGAGCAAGTGGCCCAGTGGTTACTGCAGCATGTTAGGATATACAACAAATATGCAGTACGATTCCAAGAGGAAGATGTGTCTGGAGATTGCCTTGTTTGcttcacgaagcaggatttacTGGACCTGGAAGTGAAAAGCGGTCCTGCTGTAAGAATTCTGGCAGAACTCCGTCAGCTGAAAAACAAACCAGAGCCGACACTGCAACCCATCCTTCACACCAGCACAGACCAAACAGAAGCTTCAAATCCCACTCAGCCTAAGCTGAGTCTGGCGCAGGCCACGGCATCCGAACAACCAGAATCATGTGACAATATTGAATCAAAAACAGACAATATGGTGGAAAATGAACAAGAAAAGACTCAGCGACCATCCAAGAAAGCTTCAGAGAAGGAGGAAATTCAGCAGCCAAGGCCACGAGACTTGGGGGCCAGGAGAAAAGAGGTTTCTAAA ACTACAGTCCTACAAGACGCATCCAAGATTAAACTGGAGATTCAGAAGACCCTAGCCAACCTTTCAAAACATGGCCTGAAAGAATTCCATTTCAACTTACGAGAATACTCAAACTCCAAGAATACACCTATTCCTCTGTGTAAAGTGAAAAAGATTGATACCATGGACACAGCTACATTAATAGTTGGGCACTTCGGAAGCAAAGATGCTTTACGAGTCACAAAAGATGTTCTAAAAGAAATCAATCAGCTTCAACTCATTTGTGACCTGGAAAAGAACATGG GCCAACTGGAGCAGCAGAGTCTTACAGAATATGTTTTGAAGAAAGAAGCTAACCAGGGTGACAAACTAAAGAATTTATTAACTTGTGGTGGGAACACACTGGATAATTATAACAGATTTGTTGTTGTAGTAAACAAGAGCAGTCCAGAACAAGTGCAGTATCTACAGTTCTTGAATAAGCTAAAACTGTTCTGTGTGCTGGACTTTGACCCCAACTCCATTGCTCCAGGTGGACTGTGTCATTCCTACAGAGAGTCAAGGGTGGCCAATCTTCACACTCCATCACAATATCAAGGACAGACTGAGTCAGTAATCAAGAACCTGAACCTCTGCAAACAGACTAGCTGGGTTTTCTGCAATGGCAGACATGATCTTGACAGTGACTCAAACAAGGAGTTAGACTATAGGAACTGGCTGAGGAAATCCTGTGGAGTTGTAGACCAATTGGTTTCATTCATTTGCAACCCTGAAGTTCTTCTTCATGGAAGAAGTCTCATCATATTCCTCCTGCTTTCACCTGTGGATACTGAGAAAGACCCAATCTTTGACACCTACAAGTCTTTCATAAAATACACTGAAGAGGAAGGCATCATCACAATTTGTGAATCTCAGCACTCATATGAGAAATGGAGGGAACTGATACAAGAAAAGTGTGAGTCTGACATTGACCCACGATCCATATACGCTCTGACCCTTAGCGAAGTCAATGGAACCATAATGGCACTGGGACCATTCAATCAGTCCACTGGAAGGCTGCTTCCCTCCTCTGGTTCCAGTGCTGTTGTCCTGAAACAGAAGGACGAAGATTTTATGCCTGCTCTGGACATTTTGTGCCTgaatcagtgtgaaaacatttatgATGAAAACAGTCAAGAGTTTCATGACTTCAGGATCAAAGTTGAGGAGGAGTTCTACAGAGGAGGCAAAGTCAAATGGTGGAACTTCTACTTCtgtgacaaagacaaagacaagccATTTGTCAAGCGGGACAAGTATGAAAATGTGAAGAAGATGATCAGGTCTCAGTTGAGAGACTCAAAAAACATGTGTGCTCTGCTCAATCTGTTTCACGATCCAGGCTGTGGTGGCACCACCTTAGCAATGCACGTGATGTGGGATCTCCGTCATGAGTTCAGATGCGCTGTGCTGAAAGACAACACACTACCAAAGACAGAAGTTGCCATTCAAGTTCAAAGGCTCATGAGACTTGAAAGTGAGAGACCATCTCCAGTTTTGCTGTTAATCGATGACTCAAAGGAAACTGGGAATCCTCATGATCTTGTGAACTGCATACATAAAGCTGCATTAGAGGACAGCTTAAATATGGATGATGCACCAAACTGCAAAGTGATCATCCTTAACTGTGTTCGTTCCCATAGCCCAAAGGACCAGTACAAACAGCACAATCCATCACAAGCTCAATACATAACTGCTTCATTGACACAAGAAGAACAGAAGGACTTTGAAAAGAAACTCAAAGAGCTTGAAGAAACCCATGAAAACCCTAAAAACTTTTACAGCTTCATGATCATGAAGCGCAATTTTGAAGAAAAATACATCAATGATCTTGCTCGTAACACACTGGTGAACTTTGATTTCAGCAAAAAGGAGGCCCGACTGTTTGCCTTCCTGGCATTACTGAACACCTACGTGGCAGGATCtgaaatttctctctctctttgtgaaGATTTTTTGGGGATGAAAATGATTCGCTGGCAAGAGGACAGTATACTGGACAGAATGAAGCCATATTCAAACTTTCTCATCATAGACACAGTTGAAGAATGGGGAGGATACAAAGGAATCCGAATCCTTCATCACTCCATAGCATCTGCATGTCTTGATGAGTTTGAGAGAAGCTGCTATTTGAAAGTAAGCGATATCACTGTAGAGATTCTTCACTGTGATCTGTTCTTCAGTGTTGGAGTTGTCAAACACAGATTCATGCTATCAATTCAACGAATGTTGATTGAAAGGCACCGCAAAAAAGGcgagagagatgagagagagccattttctcctctcatAGGCAAAATCCACAACCAGCAAGGGAGACAAACTGTCCAAGAAATCTTTGTGAAAGCATCATCCAGGTTTGTGACAAGTGCATCTATTCCACAGGCACTGGCAAGATATTTGTGCATCAATGAGCGTGACTTCCCAGAGGCTCTGAAATGGGCAGAAAAGGCCAAGAACATTAAGGAAAACCCATacacatttgacacaattgGGCAGATTCacaaaagcaatttaaaatctaacaaccacaaagaaaagCAGGAGACATCATGCAATCCAGAAGACctaaacacaaacattaaaatagcAGAAAATGCCATCACAGCATTTAGAAGAGCTCAAGAGCTGGCAAATGCAGAGCATGAACCTGAGATGGAGGCTGCTGATGATGAGTCAGATGACTATCCCAGAAAGTCATATAATGTTTTTGGCTATGTGGGTGTGCTGGAAATTGCCTTCCTTGTCCTTGAGATTTTGAGCagattgccattctttgagcaaAGTGATCCAATGAAGAAGAAGTACTTGCAGAGTTTTCTGGAAAAAACAATCCCAATCACCAGCGTGTATAAGGAGGACAATGAGATCAACAATAGATATGTGGAGATCATCAAAGAACACAAGCAGTTTCTCCTCAGTTTGAAAACTGAAGTAAAGGAAATGTTTGAACTTTTGGACTGTTACTTCACATATATAAAAGGGAACAATTCAGATTTTGATTCAAAGAATCATCAGACCGTCTGTAGTCATTTTAAAGACTATGTAAATCTTTTTTGCACTGcaccagaggaaaaaaaaaaagaacgacAAAACAATCCTAATCTTGATTTGAAAATCGATATTGAAGAACGAAAAATGTTCCTTGAAGAGAAAAATGCAGATACATTTGCAGGAATTATTCAGCATTTGTACAAACCTGCTGAAGAGATTGAGAGCATCACAGAATGTTATGCATTCTTACAAAAAAACTttatcaacaaaaaacaaaagacaaaggaaaCAATCAATTACATTTTGTCAAACATAGTTCTTTACATTCTGAAACCAAGATCTAAACATGTCAAGAGTAGTAACCACCTCTCTGCTCTACTTTCGAAATCTCTGCAAGATGTAGGACTTGGGTATCACTTCCCCGACCCATACTACCTG
- the LOC117254419 gene encoding uncharacterized protein LOC117254419, which yields MSQSTNESTPEIETWSKEDIHHWLMTEVKVHQSCADIFIKEEVSGEELVDYEKENILNLGIKHGPAVKITSYLKSLKEGTQHESQFLADVENWTKEQVTQWLLQRVKVDGKKAERFQEEDVSGDCLVCFSEQDFVDMELKKGPAGKIMKQLLRLKNEESALQPVSRPFRWPLRDKNKQESKKAKPSSLATKSKETMENPAPLIRNTLDELSTEDRKSFNFTLQLYTASKRKPIPKGKLEGKDSMDIATLVTNHYGHEEALRITRDILQTIHQCELASRLVRNTDQEKLHRTSCDDEEDTEDSEKSDSSSHYRRKPKKGKEQKRFRFQMNMKIDMPCCK from the exons ATGAGCCAGTCCACGAATGAGTCAACACCTGAGATTGAAACGTGGTCCAAAGAGGACATCCACCACTGGCTAATGACAGAGGTCAAAGTTCATCAGAGTTGCGCAGACATATTCATTAAGGAGGAAGTGTCTGGAGAAGAACTGGTTGACTACGAGaaggaaaatattttaaatttaggAATAAAACATGGCCCTGCTGTCAAAATCACATCCTATCTAAAAAGTCTTAAAGAAGGAACACAACATGAGTCACAGTTCCTAGCTGATGTGGAAAACTGGACAAAGGAGCAAGTGACCCAGTGGTTACTGCAGCGTGTGAAGGTCGATGGCAAAAAGGCAGAGAGGTTCCAAGAGGAGGATGTGTCCGGAGATTGCCTTGTTTGTTTCAGCGAGCAGGATTTTGTGGATATGGAGCTGAAAAAGGGTCCCGCTGGCAAGATCATGAAACAGCTACTTCGACTAAAAAATGAGGAGTCAGCGCTGCAGCCCGTCAGTCGCCCCTTCAGATGGCCCCTTAGGGACAAAAATAAGCAAGAAAGCAAGAAGGCAAAGCCGTCGTCACTGGCGACAAAGAGTAAAGAAACTATGGAG AATCCTGCCCCGCTGATCAGAAACACCCTGGATGAACTTTCTACAGAGGATCGCAAGTCTTTTAATTTCACGCTACAGCTTTACACCGCCTCGAAGCGTAAACCCATTCCTAAGGGTAAACTGGAAGGTAAGGACAGCATGGACATCGCCACATTAGTGACCAACCACTACGGACATGAGGAGGCTTTACGTATCACACGAGATATTCTTCAAACCATACATCAGTGTGAACTCGCTTCTCGACTGGTCAGAAACACAG ATCAAGAGAAGCTCCATCGCACATCttgtgatgatgaggaggacacagaggactCAGAGAAGTCAGACTCATCGTCTCATTACAGACGTAAACCCAAGAAAGGGAAAGAACAAAAACGTTTCCGTTTCCAGATGAATATGAAAATAGACATGCCATGCTGTAAATGA
- the LOC117254362 gene encoding sterile alpha motif domain-containing protein 9 isoform X2 — protein sequence MTTAKPPWSIENWTEEDVHHWLITEVKVHQKDADRFFKDEVSGSSLDVFEKTDILDLGIKHGPAVKITSYLRNLKKGSQHESQFPAYVENWTKEQVAQWLLQHVRIYNKYAVRFQEEDVSGDCLVCFTKQDLLDLEVKSGPAVRILAELRQLKNKPEPTLQPILHTSTDQTEASNPTQPKLSLAQATASEQPESCDNIESKTDNMVENEQEKTQRPSKKASEKEEIQQPRPRDLGARRKETTVLQDASKIKLEIQKTLANLSKHGLKEFHFNLREYSNSKNTPIPLCKVKKIDTMDTATLIVGHFGSKDALRVTKDVLKEINQLQLICDLEKNMGQLEQQSLTEYVLKKEANQGDKLKNLLTCGGNTLDNYNRFVVVVNKSSPEQVQYLQFLNKLKLFCVLDFDPNSIAPGGLCHSYRESRVANLHTPSQYQGQTESVIKNLNLCKQTSWVFCNGRHDLDSDSNKELDYRNWLRKSCGVVDQLVSFICNPEVLLHGRSLIIFLLLSPVDTEKDPIFDTYKSFIKYTEEEGIITICESQHSYEKWRELIQEKCESDIDPRSIYALTLSEVNGTIMALGPFNQSTGRLLPSSGSSAVVLKQKDEDFMPALDILCLNQCENIYDENSQEFHDFRIKVEEEFYRGGKVKWWNFYFCDKDKDKPFVKRDKYENVKKMIRSQLRDSKNMCALLNLFHDPGCGGTTLAMHVMWDLRHEFRCAVLKDNTLPKTEVAIQVQRLMRLESERPSPVLLLIDDSKETGNPHDLVNCIHKAALEDSLNMDDAPNCKVIILNCVRSHSPKDQYKQHNPSQAQYITASLTQEEQKDFEKKLKELEETHENPKNFYSFMIMKRNFEEKYINDLARNTLVNFDFSKKEARLFAFLALLNTYVAGSEISLSLCEDFLGMKMIRWQEDSILDRMKPYSNFLIIDTVEEWGGYKGIRILHHSIASACLDEFERSCYLKVSDITVEILHCDLFFSVGVVKHRFMLSIQRMLIERHRKKGERDEREPFSPLIGKIHNQQGRQTVQEIFVKASSRFVTSASIPQALARYLCINERDFPEALKWAEKAKNIKENPYTFDTIGQIHKSNLKSNNHKEKQETSCNPEDLNTNIKIAENAITAFRRAQELANAEHEPEMEAADDESDDYPRKSYNVFGYVGVLEIAFLVLEILSRLPFFEQSDPMKKKYLQSFLEKTIPITSVYKEDNEINNRYVEIIKEHKQFLLSLKTEVKEMFELLDCYFTYIKGNNSDFDSKNHQTVCSHFKDYVNLFCTAPEEKKKERQNNPNLDLKIDIEERKMFLEEKNADTFAGIIQHLYKPAEEIESITECYAFLQKNFINKKQKTKETINYILSNIVLYILKPRSKHVKSSNHLSALLSKSLQDVGLGYHFPDPYYLALLLFWPSPTQENTDICVYVRAIRNSYHKRLTSWFRNRSTVAHFFLGKEEGLKRLVSKPQLDENFKEMRRDILAQHWRNGDIFKEKAIIDRLQRVSGTIEQGEVFANYGKLKIPVRPALIAGIRSGFSTEKVSFYLGFAVNGPLAYDIQYEN from the exons ATGACAACGGCAAAGCCTCCTTGGTCCATTGAAAACTGGACTGAGGAAGATGTCCACCACTGGCTGATCACAGAGGTCAAAGTCCATCAGAAAGATGCAGACAGATTCTTTAAAGATGAAGTGTCAGGATCAAGTTTAGATGTTTTTGAAAAGACAGACATATTGGACTTGGGAATAAAACACGGTCCTGCTGTAAAAATCACATCCTATCTAAGAAATCTGAAAAAAGGATCACAACATGAGTCGCAGTTCCCAGCATATGTGGAAAACTGGACAAAGGAGCAAGTGGCCCAGTGGTTACTGCAGCATGTTAGGATATACAACAAATATGCAGTACGATTCCAAGAGGAAGATGTGTCTGGAGATTGCCTTGTTTGcttcacgaagcaggatttacTGGACCTGGAAGTGAAAAGCGGTCCTGCTGTAAGAATTCTGGCAGAACTCCGTCAGCTGAAAAACAAACCAGAGCCGACACTGCAACCCATCCTTCACACCAGCACAGACCAAACAGAAGCTTCAAATCCCACTCAGCCTAAGCTGAGTCTGGCGCAGGCCACGGCATCCGAACAACCAGAATCATGTGACAATATTGAATCAAAAACAGACAATATGGTGGAAAATGAACAAGAAAAGACTCAGCGACCATCCAAGAAAGCTTCAGAGAAGGAGGAAATTCAGCAGCCAAGGCCACGAGACTTGGGGGCCAGGAGAAAAGAG ACTACAGTCCTACAAGACGCATCCAAGATTAAACTGGAGATTCAGAAGACCCTAGCCAACCTTTCAAAACATGGCCTGAAAGAATTCCATTTCAACTTACGAGAATACTCAAACTCCAAGAATACACCTATTCCTCTGTGTAAAGTGAAAAAGATTGATACCATGGACACAGCTACATTAATAGTTGGGCACTTCGGAAGCAAAGATGCTTTACGAGTCACAAAAGATGTTCTAAAAGAAATCAATCAGCTTCAACTCATTTGTGACCTGGAAAAGAACATGG GCCAACTGGAGCAGCAGAGTCTTACAGAATATGTTTTGAAGAAAGAAGCTAACCAGGGTGACAAACTAAAGAATTTATTAACTTGTGGTGGGAACACACTGGATAATTATAACAGATTTGTTGTTGTAGTAAACAAGAGCAGTCCAGAACAAGTGCAGTATCTACAGTTCTTGAATAAGCTAAAACTGTTCTGTGTGCTGGACTTTGACCCCAACTCCATTGCTCCAGGTGGACTGTGTCATTCCTACAGAGAGTCAAGGGTGGCCAATCTTCACACTCCATCACAATATCAAGGACAGACTGAGTCAGTAATCAAGAACCTGAACCTCTGCAAACAGACTAGCTGGGTTTTCTGCAATGGCAGACATGATCTTGACAGTGACTCAAACAAGGAGTTAGACTATAGGAACTGGCTGAGGAAATCCTGTGGAGTTGTAGACCAATTGGTTTCATTCATTTGCAACCCTGAAGTTCTTCTTCATGGAAGAAGTCTCATCATATTCCTCCTGCTTTCACCTGTGGATACTGAGAAAGACCCAATCTTTGACACCTACAAGTCTTTCATAAAATACACTGAAGAGGAAGGCATCATCACAATTTGTGAATCTCAGCACTCATATGAGAAATGGAGGGAACTGATACAAGAAAAGTGTGAGTCTGACATTGACCCACGATCCATATACGCTCTGACCCTTAGCGAAGTCAATGGAACCATAATGGCACTGGGACCATTCAATCAGTCCACTGGAAGGCTGCTTCCCTCCTCTGGTTCCAGTGCTGTTGTCCTGAAACAGAAGGACGAAGATTTTATGCCTGCTCTGGACATTTTGTGCCTgaatcagtgtgaaaacatttatgATGAAAACAGTCAAGAGTTTCATGACTTCAGGATCAAAGTTGAGGAGGAGTTCTACAGAGGAGGCAAAGTCAAATGGTGGAACTTCTACTTCtgtgacaaagacaaagacaagccATTTGTCAAGCGGGACAAGTATGAAAATGTGAAGAAGATGATCAGGTCTCAGTTGAGAGACTCAAAAAACATGTGTGCTCTGCTCAATCTGTTTCACGATCCAGGCTGTGGTGGCACCACCTTAGCAATGCACGTGATGTGGGATCTCCGTCATGAGTTCAGATGCGCTGTGCTGAAAGACAACACACTACCAAAGACAGAAGTTGCCATTCAAGTTCAAAGGCTCATGAGACTTGAAAGTGAGAGACCATCTCCAGTTTTGCTGTTAATCGATGACTCAAAGGAAACTGGGAATCCTCATGATCTTGTGAACTGCATACATAAAGCTGCATTAGAGGACAGCTTAAATATGGATGATGCACCAAACTGCAAAGTGATCATCCTTAACTGTGTTCGTTCCCATAGCCCAAAGGACCAGTACAAACAGCACAATCCATCACAAGCTCAATACATAACTGCTTCATTGACACAAGAAGAACAGAAGGACTTTGAAAAGAAACTCAAAGAGCTTGAAGAAACCCATGAAAACCCTAAAAACTTTTACAGCTTCATGATCATGAAGCGCAATTTTGAAGAAAAATACATCAATGATCTTGCTCGTAACACACTGGTGAACTTTGATTTCAGCAAAAAGGAGGCCCGACTGTTTGCCTTCCTGGCATTACTGAACACCTACGTGGCAGGATCtgaaatttctctctctctttgtgaaGATTTTTTGGGGATGAAAATGATTCGCTGGCAAGAGGACAGTATACTGGACAGAATGAAGCCATATTCAAACTTTCTCATCATAGACACAGTTGAAGAATGGGGAGGATACAAAGGAATCCGAATCCTTCATCACTCCATAGCATCTGCATGTCTTGATGAGTTTGAGAGAAGCTGCTATTTGAAAGTAAGCGATATCACTGTAGAGATTCTTCACTGTGATCTGTTCTTCAGTGTTGGAGTTGTCAAACACAGATTCATGCTATCAATTCAACGAATGTTGATTGAAAGGCACCGCAAAAAAGGcgagagagatgagagagagccattttctcctctcatAGGCAAAATCCACAACCAGCAAGGGAGACAAACTGTCCAAGAAATCTTTGTGAAAGCATCATCCAGGTTTGTGACAAGTGCATCTATTCCACAGGCACTGGCAAGATATTTGTGCATCAATGAGCGTGACTTCCCAGAGGCTCTGAAATGGGCAGAAAAGGCCAAGAACATTAAGGAAAACCCATacacatttgacacaattgGGCAGATTCacaaaagcaatttaaaatctaacaaccacaaagaaaagCAGGAGACATCATGCAATCCAGAAGACctaaacacaaacattaaaatagcAGAAAATGCCATCACAGCATTTAGAAGAGCTCAAGAGCTGGCAAATGCAGAGCATGAACCTGAGATGGAGGCTGCTGATGATGAGTCAGATGACTATCCCAGAAAGTCATATAATGTTTTTGGCTATGTGGGTGTGCTGGAAATTGCCTTCCTTGTCCTTGAGATTTTGAGCagattgccattctttgagcaaAGTGATCCAATGAAGAAGAAGTACTTGCAGAGTTTTCTGGAAAAAACAATCCCAATCACCAGCGTGTATAAGGAGGACAATGAGATCAACAATAGATATGTGGAGATCATCAAAGAACACAAGCAGTTTCTCCTCAGTTTGAAAACTGAAGTAAAGGAAATGTTTGAACTTTTGGACTGTTACTTCACATATATAAAAGGGAACAATTCAGATTTTGATTCAAAGAATCATCAGACCGTCTGTAGTCATTTTAAAGACTATGTAAATCTTTTTTGCACTGcaccagaggaaaaaaaaaaagaacgacAAAACAATCCTAATCTTGATTTGAAAATCGATATTGAAGAACGAAAAATGTTCCTTGAAGAGAAAAATGCAGATACATTTGCAGGAATTATTCAGCATTTGTACAAACCTGCTGAAGAGATTGAGAGCATCACAGAATGTTATGCATTCTTACAAAAAAACTttatcaacaaaaaacaaaagacaaaggaaaCAATCAATTACATTTTGTCAAACATAGTTCTTTACATTCTGAAACCAAGATCTAAACATGTCAAGAGTAGTAACCACCTCTCTGCTCTACTTTCGAAATCTCTGCAAGATGTAGGACTTGGGTATCACTTCCCCGACCCATACTACCTG
- the LOC117254469 gene encoding ras-related protein Rab-11B, with protein MGNRDDEYDFLFKVVLIGDSGVGKSNLLSRFTRNEFNLESKSTIGVEFATRSIQVDGKTIKAQIWDTAGQERYRAITSAYYRGAVGALLVYDIAKHLTYENVERWLKELRDHADNNIVIMLVGNKSDLRHLRAVPTDEARAFAEKNTLSFIETSALDSTNVEEAFKNILTEIYRIVSQKQIADRSAHDESPGNNVVDISVPPTTDGQKGNKLQCCQSL; from the exons TCGTGTTGATCGGAGACTCTGGAGTGGGGAAGAGTAACCTGCTCTCCCGCTTCACAAGAAATGAGTTCAACCTGGAGAGCAAGAGCACCATCGGGGTGGAGTTCGCCACCCGCAGCATCCAGGTGGACGGCAAGACGATAAAGGCTCAGATCTGGGACACAGCTGGACAGGAACGCTACAGAGCAATCACCTCGGC GTATTACCGGGGTGCAGTTGGAGCTCTCTTAGTTTACGACATCGCTAAGCACCTGACATATGAGAATGTTGAACGCTGGCTGAAGGAGCTGAGGGACCACGCGGACAACAACATCGTCATCATGCTGGTTGGGAACAAGAGCGACCTCCGCCACCTCAGGGCGGTGCCCACTGATGAGGCTCGAGCCTTTGCAG AAAAGAACACTCTCTCATTTATTGAGACGTCAGCGTTGGACTCCACAAATGTAGAAGAAGCATTCAAGAACATTTTAACAG AAATCTACCGCATCGTGTCACAAAAGCAGATAGCGGACAGATCTGCACACGATGAGTCTCCGGGCAACAACGTAGTCGACATAAGTGTCCCCCCAACCACTGACGGGCAGAAGGGCAATAAACTGCAATGCTGCCAGAGCCTGTGA